In the Streptomyces sp. cg36 genome, one interval contains:
- a CDS encoding SCO0930 family lipoprotein — MATWRNASLAVTAAAVLALTATACGQDKGSGSPKAQSAGNAAPAAGSGNGYGYGDAGYGAGSGTANQAAAKTAGQLTVWDSKELGKVVTDSAGFTLYRFDKDTASPPKSNCEGDCAKLWPAVPAGSVTEAPGTDSGLIGEVARADGSKQLTIAGWPMYRYAKDTKAGDANGQGVGGTWHAAAPDGKKAAPSADGSGAGSQEQAPAMNMKGLSVRDDAKLGKIIVDARGMTVYRFKKDSAWPMKSACTGACLKKWPAVAPVEKANTEGIALKGFVTFDRPDGVEQQSITCWPVYTFSGDAKPGDTHGQGVGGTWYAVSPEGKMIGAAK; from the coding sequence ATGGCTACCTGGCGCAACGCCTCGCTCGCGGTGACGGCGGCGGCAGTACTGGCACTCACGGCGACGGCGTGCGGTCAGGACAAGGGAAGCGGCTCGCCGAAGGCGCAGTCGGCGGGCAACGCCGCCCCGGCCGCGGGCAGCGGAAACGGGTACGGATACGGCGACGCGGGCTACGGCGCGGGGTCCGGGACCGCCAACCAGGCGGCGGCCAAGACGGCCGGGCAGCTCACGGTGTGGGACAGCAAGGAGCTCGGCAAGGTGGTGACCGACAGCGCCGGGTTCACGCTCTACCGCTTCGACAAGGACACCGCGAGTCCGCCGAAGTCGAATTGCGAGGGCGACTGCGCGAAGCTGTGGCCCGCCGTGCCCGCGGGCAGCGTCACCGAGGCGCCCGGCACCGATTCCGGCCTCATCGGCGAGGTCGCCCGCGCCGACGGCAGCAAGCAGCTGACGATCGCCGGCTGGCCGATGTACCGCTACGCCAAGGACACCAAGGCGGGCGACGCCAACGGGCAGGGCGTCGGCGGCACCTGGCACGCCGCCGCCCCCGACGGCAAGAAGGCGGCGCCCTCGGCGGACGGCTCCGGGGCCGGGTCCCAGGAGCAGGCGCCCGCCATGAACATGAAGGGGCTGTCGGTCCGGGACGACGCCAAACTGGGCAAGATCATCGTGGATGCGCGCGGCATGACCGTGTACCGCTTCAAGAAGGACTCCGCCTGGCCCATGAAGTCCGCCTGCACCGGCGCCTGCCTCAAGAAGTGGCCCGCGGTCGCGCCCGTGGAGAAGGCGAACACCGAGGGCATCGCCCTCAAGGGGTTCGTCACCTTCGACCGGCCCGACGGGGTCGAGCAGCAGTCCATCACCTGCTGGCCGGTCTACACGTTCTCCGGCGACGCCAAGCCCGGTGACACCCATGGCCAGGGCGTGGGCGGCACCTGGTACGCGGTCTCTCCCGAGGGCAAGATGATCGGAGCCGCCAAGTAG